In Xiphophorus maculatus strain JP 163 A chromosome 15, X_maculatus-5.0-male, whole genome shotgun sequence, the following are encoded in one genomic region:
- the vegfa gene encoding vascular endothelial growth factor A isoform X1: MNFIDSLTLLFLTLSAVKSAHIPEKTERRPHDVIPLMEVYNKSLCQPREVLVDILQEYPEEVEHIFIPSCVVLKRCAGCCSDEMLQCTPTAMYNVTMEIKRIKLQRQQNDIFMSFTEHSACECRLKTEVREKKEKKPRTGKGKGLKRKRKKNRDKTIHDAVCEPCCDNCTERRKRLFVQDPSTCRCSCKHTVEYCKERQLELNEKTCKCDKPRR, translated from the exons ATGAACTTTATTGACAGTTTGACACTATTATTTTTGACGCTGTCAGCTGTCAAG AGTGCCCACATACCGGAGAAAACAGAGAGACGTCCACATGACG TGATCCCCTTAATGGAGGTGTACAACAAGAGTTTGTGTCAGCCCCGAGAGGTGCTGGTGGATATCCTGCAGGAGTATCCAGAGGAGGTGGAGCACATCTTCATCCCGTCCTGCGTGGTGCTGAAGCGCTGCGCCGGCTGCTGCAGCGACGAGATGCTACAGTGCACCCCGACAGCCATGTATAACGTCACAATGGAG attaaaagaataaaactccAAAGgcaacaaaatgacattttcatgAGTTTTACAGAACACAGCGCATGTGAGTGTAG GTTAAAGACAGAAGTccgagaaaagaaagaaaa AAAACCCCGGACAGGCAAAGGCAAAGGCCTAAAGAGAAAGCGAAAGAAAAACCGTGACAAAACAATTCACGATGC TGTCTGTgagccatgttgtgataacTGCACAGAGAGGAGAAAGCGTTTGTTTGTGCAGGACCCTTCAACCTGCCGGTGCTCCTGCAAACACACAGTTGAATACTGTAAAGAACGCCAGCTAGAGCTCAACGAGAAGACCTGCAA
- the vegfa gene encoding vascular endothelial growth factor A isoform X2 → MNFIDSLTLLFLTLSAVKSAHIPEKTERRPHDVIPLMEVYNKSLCQPREVLVDILQEYPEEVEHIFIPSCVVLKRCAGCCSDEMLQCTPTAMYNVTMEIKRIKLQRQQNDIFMSFTEHSACECRLKTEVREKKENVCEPCCDNCTERRKRLFVQDPSTCRCSCKHTVEYCKERQLELNEKTCKCDKPRR, encoded by the exons ATGAACTTTATTGACAGTTTGACACTATTATTTTTGACGCTGTCAGCTGTCAAG AGTGCCCACATACCGGAGAAAACAGAGAGACGTCCACATGACG TGATCCCCTTAATGGAGGTGTACAACAAGAGTTTGTGTCAGCCCCGAGAGGTGCTGGTGGATATCCTGCAGGAGTATCCAGAGGAGGTGGAGCACATCTTCATCCCGTCCTGCGTGGTGCTGAAGCGCTGCGCCGGCTGCTGCAGCGACGAGATGCTACAGTGCACCCCGACAGCCATGTATAACGTCACAATGGAG attaaaagaataaaactccAAAGgcaacaaaatgacattttcatgAGTTTTACAGAACACAGCGCATGTGAGTGTAG GTTAAAGACAGAAGTccgagaaaagaaagaaaa TGTCTGTgagccatgttgtgataacTGCACAGAGAGGAGAAAGCGTTTGTTTGTGCAGGACCCTTCAACCTGCCGGTGCTCCTGCAAACACACAGTTGAATACTGTAAAGAACGCCAGCTAGAGCTCAACGAGAAGACCTGCAA
- the vegfa gene encoding vascular endothelial growth factor A isoform X3 encodes MNFIDSLTLLFLTLSAVKSAHIPEKTERRPHDVIPLMEVYNKSLCQPREVLVDILQEYPEEVEHIFIPSCVVLKRCAGCCSDEMLQCTPTAMYNVTMEIKRIKLQRQQNDIFMSFTEHSACECRLKTEVREKKEKCDKPRR; translated from the exons ATGAACTTTATTGACAGTTTGACACTATTATTTTTGACGCTGTCAGCTGTCAAG AGTGCCCACATACCGGAGAAAACAGAGAGACGTCCACATGACG TGATCCCCTTAATGGAGGTGTACAACAAGAGTTTGTGTCAGCCCCGAGAGGTGCTGGTGGATATCCTGCAGGAGTATCCAGAGGAGGTGGAGCACATCTTCATCCCGTCCTGCGTGGTGCTGAAGCGCTGCGCCGGCTGCTGCAGCGACGAGATGCTACAGTGCACCCCGACAGCCATGTATAACGTCACAATGGAG attaaaagaataaaactccAAAGgcaacaaaatgacattttcatgAGTTTTACAGAACACAGCGCATGTGAGTGTAG GTTAAAGACAGAAGTccgagaaaagaaagaaaa